CTTTGAACGCCTTCGAGCTGATGAAGGCGATGATCGAAGCGGGCGCTGCCTGCGTGCACTTCGAGGACCAGCTCTCCTCGGTGAAGAAGTGCGGGCATCTGGGGGGCAAGGTTGTGGTCCCGACCAGCGAATTCATCCAGAAGCTGGTCGCGGCCCGGCTGGCGGCCGACGTCATGGGCGTCCCCACAGTTCTGATGGCGCGCACCGACGCCAACAGCGCCGGCCTGCTGACCAGCGACGTGGATCCGCGTGACCGTGAGTTCTGCACCGGCAAGCGGACGGGGGAAGGGTTCTTCGAGGTCCGATGCGGCCTGGAGGCAGCTATCGCGCGCGGCAACGCCTACGCGCCCTATGTCGAGCTCGTCTGGTGCGAGACGGCGGAGCCGAACCTGGAGGAAGCCCGGCGCTTCGCGGAGGGTGTGCTCCGGAACCATCCGACCAAGAAGCTGGCCTACAACTGCTCGCCGTCGTTCAACTGGAAGAAGAAGCTGGACGACGCCACCATCGCCAAATTCCAGCGCGAGCTGGGGGCGATGGGCTATAAGTACCAGTTCGTGACCCTGGCCGGGTTCCACGCCATGAACCTCAGCGTGTTCGAGCTGGCCCGCGCATACAAGGACAAGGGGATGGCGGCCTACTCCAGACTGCAGGAGAAGGAGTTTGCCCGCGAATTCGAGTACGGCTACGGCGCGGTGAAGCACCAGCACTTCGTGGGCACCGGGTACTTCGACGAAGTGCAGAAGGTGATCACTTCGGGCCAGGCCTCGACCATGGCGCTGGAAGGCTCGACCGAGCAGGAGCAGTTCGACGTGAAGGTCAAACCAGTGCACATCCCCGGGCGCGACGCGTCGTGCCAGCCCATCCTGGGCGACTGCCCGGCGGTGACGCCGACCCAGATCACGAGGAGTGGTGAGGGCGCGGCCGACTGAACGATTCTTTGTCCATGGCCTGGGCCGCGGCCCAGGCCTTTTTTGTTCCAGAATCGATCGCGAACACAACCCCCGTCGCCGGTCCGCTATACTGTCGCGTTCCACCGATCCTTATTTGACACAGAGGAGTCCCCGGTGCGTCTCACCACATTTGTCTTTATCATCTGCATCGTGCTGTTCGTCTTGCCTATGACCGCACAACAAACCACAGCCGCTTCCCCACCCTGGATCAAGGACGCGAGCGCAAAGCTTCAGGCCGACCTGATCACCCGTTACGGCGAGGGTCAGCGCACGCGCATCAAGCGCGGCCTGAAGCAGGTCGGCGAGTTCTGGCGCGCCGAGGACGGCGACCGGGCCGCATTCGAGGACTTTGTCCGCACCAACTTCGCCGGCGGCCAGCCGGCGCTCGACACCCTGTTCAACCGCTTCGAAACCCTCATGGAGCAGCTCGACGGCCACATGCACGAGATCGGCCGCGAGTTTCGCAACGTGGCCGATCTCGATGTCGGCCCCGTCCAGCCCTACGACGAGATCTTCGCCGGTTACGAGCCGAGCGCCCACGTCCTTGACGATTTCTTCCAGAACAAGCTGGCGTTCGTCGTCCTGCTGAATTTCCCTCTGACCACGCTCGAGGAGCGTCTCACCGGCGGGGAGAAGTGGAGCCGCCGGCAGTGGGCCGAGGCGCGTCTGGCACAGCGTTTTTCCAAGCGCATCCCCGCCGACGTGCAACTGGCCATCGCCCAGGCCGCGTCGCAGGCGGACGCTTACATCGCCAGTTACAACATCTGGATGCACCACCTGGTGGACGGCCAGGGCAACCGCCTGTTCGCCCCCAAGCTGCGCCTGCTCTCCCATTGGAACCTGCGCGACGAGATCAAGGCCGACTACAGCGACAAGAAAGACGGCCTGGCCAAGCAGCGCACCATCCAGCAGGTGATGGAGCGCATCGTGACGCAGACCATCCCCGAGAGCGTGGTCAACAACCCGCATGTGGACTGGAACCCCTTCACCAACGACGTGAGCCCCGCGGCGGTGCAGGATGGCGAGGTGCCCGGCAAGAAGGACGTGAAACCAGGCAATGCGGCCGAGCCGGACACACGCTACTCGGTCCTGTGGAGCACCTACGCCGCGGTGAAGAAGGCCGACCCGTACTCCCCCACTGCACCCACGCACATCGCGCGCCGCTTTGATGAGGATCGTGAGATCCCGGAGCCACGCTTCGAGGCCCTGCTGAAGGCCGTGGTCACCTCGCCGCTGGTGCCGAGGGTGGCAAAGCTGATCGAGGCCCGTCTGGGACGCCCGCTGGAGCCGTTCGACGTCTGGTACAGCGGCTTCCGTCCGCGCGGACACTACACCGAGGCCGAACTCGACGAGATCGTCGCCAAGAGGTACCCCACCGCAGAGGCCTACAAGAAGGACATCCCGAACATCCTGGTGAAGTTCGGCTGGTCGCGCGAGCGGGCGCAGCAGCTGGCCGACAACATCATCGTGGACCCGGCGCGCGGCTCCGGCCACGCCATGGGCGCCAGCATGCGCTCGGAGAAGGCTCACCTTCGGACCCGCGTGGAAAAGTCGGGGATGAACTACAAGGGCTACAACATCGCCGTCCACGAGATGGGTCACAACATCGAGCAGACCCTATCGCTGAACGACATCGACTTCTACGACCTGAACGGCGTGCCCAACACCGCCTTCACCGAAGCCCTGGCCATGGTGCTCCAGAATCACGATCTCGAGCTGCTCGGATTGTCGCAACCCGACGCCAAGACCCAGGCCATGTCCACGCTCAATGAATTCTGGGGGACCTACGAGATCGCTGGGGTCGCACTGGTGGACATGGCGGTCTGGCACTGGATGTACGACCATCCCAAAGCCACCCCCGCCGACCTGAAGAAGGCGACGGTGCAGATCTCGAAGGACGTCTGGAACCAGTACTACGCGCCGGTCTTCAAGAAGAAGGACGTGGTGCTGCTCGGCATTTACTCTCACATGATCCATTCGTTCCTCTACCTGCCGGACTACCCGCTCGGTCACATGATCGCCTTCCAGGTGGAAGAGAAGTTGGGACAAATGAGCAAGATCGGGCCGGAGTTCGAGCGTGTCGCAAAATACGGGCATGTCGCGCCCGACCTTTGGATGAAACACGCCACGGGCGCGCCGGTCGGCCCCCATGCCCTACTTGCGGCCACCGATCGCGCGCTCAAACAATTAGAGGCGAACGCCGAGCTGGTGACTCCGGTCAGTCACTAGCTTGTTCGCCGTGGCTGCGATACAAGCGAAGCCATGACCCATGCTCAGCTGATCAAGCTGGCGGAATCATGGCTTCGCATTTCCTGTCGCTGCGGGGTCATCCTTTCGGAGCAGGCCTGTGCCAGCGGCGAGACGCCCGATGTGATCGGGTGGAAAGGCAAGTGCCGCTCGGTCGTGGTCGAGTGCAAAGTATCGCGCGCCGACTTCCTGGCCGACGCGCAGAAACCCTGGCGTCAGGACCCCAGCATCGCCCTCGGCTGTGAGCGCATCTACCTGGCGCCCGCCGGCCTTATCGCGGCCTCCGAATTGCCCCAGGGTTGGGGCCTGCTCGAGAGCCGCGGGCGCGAGGTGCAGCTCGTCGTAAAGCCCCGGCGCACCAGCCTGCGCACCCAGGAAGGGCTTCTTCACGAAATGAACCTGTTGCTGGCCAGCCTGAGGCGGGTGGAAGTCCGCATCGAGCCGCAGACCATCACCGACTTCCTCAAGTGGAAAAACCGCATGGCCGAATACAACGGCGGCGCCTATCCTGCTGGCCTGGCCGCGCCGGAGGAAGAAGCCAATGTCCATCTGGACGATGAACCTTCCTTGATGTGATCGCTCGCCATGATTGACAGCGCGCCTCGGCGGGTCTAACCTCGGCTACCCACGAGGGACCCATGCCGCGCTCCAAGAAGAACAACCGCCGGGCCGAACGCTACGCTTACCGCATTCCCACCAGCGTCAGAGTGCAACCCGGCACGAGCCGCTCGCTGGCGATGACTGGAAACCTGAGCGAGAAGGGCGTGTTCTTCTTCGCCGACGCCAAGGTCGAGAAAGGCTCCGAGATCGAGCTGGTCCTGATCATGCCGCCGGAGATCCCAGAATTCGCGCGCCGTTGGGTGTGCTGCAATGCACGCGTGGTTCGGGTGGAAGAAAAGCCGGGAGGCAAACAAGTGGGGATCGCAGCCGAGATCACCCGCTGCGAGGCCTTGCCCGAGATCCAGGGGTGGTAGCGCGGGCCGGAGCGGGAGATGGTCCGACTTCCGACTGAGTTCAACGTCGCCACTCACTTCGTCGACCGGCACGTAGAAGAAGGCCGCGGCGACAAAATCGCGATCCTGTGCGGAGACGCGAGGATCTCCTACGCCGATCTGTTGGCGCGCACCAACCGGGTCGGCAACGCGATCCGTGACCTCGATGTGCGCCCGGAAGAACGTGTGCTCCTGTTGCTCCTGGACGGGCCGGAGTTTCTCTACTGTTTTTTCGGGGCCATCAAGGCCGGCGCTGTCGTTGTCCCCATCAACACCCTGCTGAAGCCCGAAGAGTACGAATACCTTTTCAACGACACGCGAGCCCGTGTTCTGTTCGTGGGCCACGAGCTACTTCCCAAGGTGTCCGCCATCCCGAAGGAGCGACTGAAGTTCCTGCGGGATGTCGTGGTGGTGGGAGAGCAACAGGCAGGCGCCCTCGGGTTCGATGATCTGGTCTCGGCGTCATCCCCCGACCTAGCAGCGGCGCCCACCCGTGCCGACGATGCGGCGTTCTGGCTCTATTCCTCGGGCAGCACAGGCGCTCCCAAAGGCTGTGTGCACCTGCACCACGACATGGTGGTGTCCACCGAGCACTACGCGAAGGCGATCCTCAAGATGGACGATCGCGACCGCTGCTACAGCGTGGCCCGCCTCTTTTTCGCCTATGGCTTGGGAAATGCCGGATACTTCCCTCTGGGCGTAGGCGCCACCACGATCCTGTCCCCACGGCCACCGTCACCGGCAACCATCTACGCCAACATCGAGCGCTACCGCCCGACCCTGTTCTTCTCCGTCCCGACCAACTACGCGGCCCTCCTGTCGTTCCGGCGCGAGCCGGGTTCGGAGTTCGACCTGTCCAGCATCCGGCACGCGGTCTCCGCGGGAGAGGCGCTGCCGGCGGCTCTGTACGAGCGTTTCAAAGCGCGATTCGGGATCGAGATCCTCGATGCGCTTGGCTCCACCGAAACCTTGCACATGGTCCTCTCCAACCGGCCGGGCGAGGTGCGTCCCGGCTCGAGCGGCCAGGTCCTCCCCGGCTTCGAAGCCAGGATCGTGGACGAGAAGGGGAGCCCGGTGCCCCGCGGGCAGATCGGCAATCTCATGGTGAAGGCCGACTCGACCTGCGCCGGCTACTGGAATCACCACGAGAAAACCAAGAACACCTTCGAGGGACACTGGTATCGCACCGGTGACAAGTACCACCAGGACGAGGATGACTATTTCTGGTATGCGGGACGCGCCGATGATCTCTTCAAAGTAAGCGGCAGTTGGCTGAGCCCGGTCGAGGTCGAGGCTGCGCTCGTGGCCCACCCTTCCGTCCGCGAAGCGGCCGTGGTAGGGCGCGAGGACGATCACCGCTTGCTGCGTCCGGCGGCGTACGTGGTCCTCGAGCCGAACGCCCTAGCCTCCGACGAACTGGCGCGCCAGTTGAAGGCGTGGGTCGGGCAGCGGCTGGCTGCTTACAAGGAACCTCGTTGGATCGAATTCGTCGCCGACCTGCCCAAGACCGCGACCGGCAAATTGCAGCGCTTCAGATTGCGCGAAGCGTACGCGGCGAAGAAGGCAGACTAAGAGCGACCTGCGCCGGCTTGCGCGACTCTTTGGTCACTGCGGTTTGCGGGCGGGAGACTTGCAGGAAGACTGGGTGGAGCTAGTCGGGATCGAACTTGAGCCGTCTAGCGGGCGTGAGCGAACAAGCGCAGCGAGAGAGCAAGAGCCCGCTGGCGAAATCCTGAGCCGGAAGCGCAGCGAAGGCGAAGGACCTGGGAGGGGATCACGTGGAAGGGTTTGGTGGAGCTAGTCGGGATCGAACCGACGACCTCATCGTTGCGAACGATGCGCTCTCCCAGCTGAGCTATAGCCCCACTCGAACATTTTCATTTTATCAACCGCCCCGCGGATTGTGTAGAGCCGATGACCCACTCCGCACAACTCATTCCAGCGCCCGGGCGATTTCTTCTAGAACGGATCCGATCTTGTTGGCGCTGGCTACGCCGCCCTGGGCGAATTCGCGGTTGCCGCCACCACGTCCGCCCAGCGCCGCCATCGCCGTCTTCATCTGCGCGCCCATATCCGATGGCAGACCGGGTGACTGTGCGAACACCAGCGTCGGCTGCCCTGCGGTCGAAGCCAGGAGGACGATCGCTGGTTCTCCCGCCGCGGCGATCTTCTGCGCCAGCAGGCGGACGAAGATAAGGTCGCGGTCGGCGATCACGCGCGCGATCTTCTTGCGCCCGTTCTCAGCGGATGTCGCGGCCAGCAGGCGGACGGCGTGCATCTCGGCCAACTCCTCGAGCAGGCGCTGCTGCGCCTTGGCGCTCGTCTTGGCGTCATCGAGTGACTTCCGGATCTGCTGCGGCAGCTCCCAGATGTGGGTCGAGAGCGCGCCCGCAGCGTCGGCCAATGCCGAGTAGTCATGCCGGGCGGTACTGATGGCGCGGCCGCCGCAGACGAACTCCACCCGCACCCCCTGCTTCACGTTTTCGGTCTTGCGCAGCAGGATGGCCCCGATCTGTCCCGTGCTGCGCACATGCGTGCCACCGCACGCAGTCAGGTCGAAATCGCGGATGTCGATCAGACGCAGCTTGTGCCGCTCTGCCTCGGGGATCTTGCGCACCCCAAGCTTTCGCGCCTCATCCGGCGTGACCAAGCGGATCTCGACCGGCCGATCCTCTGTCACCACATCGTTCGCCAGCCGCTCGGCCTTCTCCACCTGCGCTGGTGAGATTGATCTGGTTTCCAGGTCGATGGTGCAGCTCTCCTCGCCCATGTGGAAGGAGACCGTTGGCACGTCGAACAGGCGCACGTAGGCCGCCGAGAGCACGTGCTGCCCGGAATGCTGCTGCATGTGATCGCGGCGCCGCGCGGCATCGATGGTCCCGTGGATAATCGCGCCTTGGTCGATCGGCGCGGAGCCGAAATGAAGTATGGCGCCGTCTTCTGCTTCTTCAACTTGCTCGACTCGGACTTCGGCGCTACCTAAGATTTTCAGAGTGCCAACATCGCATGTCTGGCCGCCGCTCGCTGGATAAAACGCGGTGCGGTCGAGCACGACAGCGCTTCTGCCGCCCATGTCGCGTGACTCGACGACGCGGGCGTCGAAATCGTACAGGAAGGAATCCGTGTAGTAGAGCCGCTCAGTCATCCGATTGTGAGCCGATCTCCCGATCAATAGGGGCCGATGATTCCGCCGATGTTGCGCGAAGCCGGCTGCTGCGCGCGGCCGATTTTCATCGCCGCCGCGATCACTTCAAGGTACTTCAGCCCCGAGCCGGTATTGAACAGCACGACCCGGTCGCTCTTCTTCAGGAACCGGCTGGCGCGCAGCTTGCGATACGCGGCCAGCGACGCCGCCCCCTCCGGCGCCGCGAACACTCCCTCATGCGACGCCCACTCTCGCAACGATTCCATGATCTCGTCGTCGGTCACGGCCACGGCGGTGCCGCGGCTCTTCTTCAGGATGTCGAGGATGATGTAGTCGGCATAGGCCTTGGGGACGCGCAGACCGGCGGCAACGGTGTCGGCGTCCTGCCACGGTTCCGACACCTTCTTGCCTTCATCCCATGCTTTAGGGATAGGCGCGCAACCGCTTGATTGCACAGCAATCATCTTAGGCCGCCTGGCGCCGATCCAGCCCAGCTCCTGCATCTCCTCGAAGGCCTTCCACATGCCGATCAGGCCCACTCCTCCGCCGGTCGGATAAATGATGGCTTCGGGAAGCTCCCAGTTCAGTTGCTCCGCGACCTCGTAGCCCATGGTCTTCTTGCCCTCGACGCGGAAGGGCTCCTTCAGGGTCGAGATGTCGAACCATCCTTCGGCCTGCCGGCGCTCGCCGACTATGCGAGCGCAGTCGCTGATCAGCCCATCCACCAGGGTGACGTGCGCGCCGTACGCCTTGCACTCGACCAGATTGGCCTGGGGTACGTCCGTGGGCATGAAGATGTGCGCCTCGATGCCGGCTGCGGCTGCATAGGCAGCCAGCGCGCTCGCCGCGTTCCCCGCCGAGGGTACCGCCAGCTTCTTCAGCCCGTAGGCCTTCGCCATGGTCACGGCCGCGCACAGACCGCGCGCTTTGAACGAGCCGGTCGGGTTCAGCCCTTCGTCTTTGATGAAGACGTTCGCGTCGTGGCGGCTGGGCAGCATGGGCGTGAATCCTTCACCCAGCGAAACCGGAGTGACCTCGGGCAAGACCTCGGCGTACCGCCACATCGTCGCCGGCCGCCCGGCCAGTGATTTCTTGCTGAACTTGCGCCGGAGCGCCGCCAGGTCATACCGGACGTAGAGCGACCCTGCATCCTTCGGGCAGACCGTCTGCGGGCGGTCGCCGTCCAGGCTCGCGCCGCATTTTGTGCACTCCAGGTACGCGATCTTCGCCATGGGGAAACCGAGAAGTCTAGCAGAACCCGGACCCAAAGCTCGGGCTGCGACCTTTCAGCGCAGGTCTTTCAGAAGCGCTGCGGCTCGGCGGTACCACGGACGTTCCCGCCGGCGCTGGAATCCTGGCATCGTCCGCTTCTTACTGCGCACTCGCTCGAGCAGTTCTCGCGCCTCGGCGTCACGGCCCTGGGACTTCAGGAACTCGGCGTAATGAACCTGCGACTCGGTCAGCGTCGAGGTCTCCATCACCTTGCGGAAGAGGTTGTCGGCCTTCTCGTTCTGTCCCGTGCGCGCATAGGCGTGGGCCAGCAGCGCCGGCGCTCGCGCGAAGTCATATTTCGGGTCCTTGCTGACGACGCGCTCCAGGTCGGGCACGGCGGCGGCAAAATCTTCCAGCTCCATCGAGCAGATCCCACGCCGGTAGAACGGATCGGAAGAATCGGTACGCGACGAGATGGAGCGGTCGAAGCACTCTTTCGCGCGCGCGAACTTTTCTTCGTCCAGGTACAACTGTCCCAGCTCTTCGTAGTTGCCGGCGGAGGGGTTGTCCAGCACCATCGCTTGCAGTTCGCCGATGCGCCGGCGGCGCGAGAACCCGCGAAACGTTCCGCCCAGCAGCTGCGCGTCCGGCAGCACCTCGGCGACGATGTAAACCAGCGCGCCCAGGGGGCCGAGGAAAAGGATCACCCACAGCCAGTAGCCATCCGGCCGCCGTCGTATGAAGTGGATGATCGCCCCGACCTGGAGGAGGATCCCCCACGGGTACAGCAATCCCAACAGGCTGAACATGCGCGCTGGTTATAACATGGGAGCGCGTTAGGAATGCAGCTGGTCCGCGTCCGCTGCTCTGCTAAAATGCACGTAGTGAATCTGCCTGTCCGCCTGCTCGCCATCGATATTGATGGCACCTTGCTCGATCCTACCTTCCAGGTCAGTGCGGCGAACCTTGCGGCGCTGAAGCGCGCGCACCAAGCGGGGATCGAGATCGTGCTGGTCACGGGACGTCGCAGCACTTTTGCCCTCCCCGTGGCCGATGCTTTGGGCTTCGAAGTGTCGCTGATCAGTTCCAACGGCGCCGTGACCAAGTCGAGCACCGGCGATTTATTCCATCGCGACCTGCTGCCCGCCGCGACCGCAAGCGCGATCTGCGGTTATATGCGCGACTACCGCGATTGCCTGGTGCTCACCTTCGACATCAGCGGACGCGGCGAGATTGTGCTCGAGCAGACCGTGAGCCATCCCAGCATCCAGCGCTGGATGGAGAAGAATGCCGAGTACATCGAGCATGTCGTTCCCATCGAGCGCGCGCTCACCTCCGACCCGGTGCAGGTGATGTTCTGCGGCGGCGTGGAGCGGATGCGCCGCGCCGAAGCCCGGCTGGTGGAAGGGCGCTTCCATGTCACCCTGCTGAAAACGCAGTACGTGGCGCGCGATCTCTGCATCCTCGACGTCCTGAACGCGGGCTGTTCCAAGGGTCACGCCCTGGAGCGATGGGCGCGGCACCGCGGCTTCGGCCGCGAGCAGGTCATGGCCATCGGTGATAACTATAACGATGTCGAAATGCTTGAGTTTGCGGGCGTCCCCGTTATCATGGGCAATGCATCCGAAGATCTGAAGCAGAATGGCTGGCACGTGACTCTGGGCAACGACCAGAGCGGCGTGGCGGCGGCGGTGGAACAGGTTTTGCGGATCTGATGAAGAGGGCGGCAAAACTCGGCGCGTGGGCTCTGGCCATGACTCTGGTGCTGCCGTCATGGGCGGCGGATTCCTCCGTCCAGGCGAAACCCTCGGTCGCGCCGGTGGCGTACCTCGCCCTTCTGCGCAACGGGTTCTCCATCCGCCACCAGCGCAGCGAAGCGCGCGACGGCGGGGTCACCCGCCTGTATACCTCCGCCGACGATTTCGTGGATGTCCCCACGCTGGAGATCGCCTCCATCGAGGCCGAGGAGGCCCTGCCCCAGCCGCCGCAATCGCCCCCTACAGGGGACGTTCCCCGGCTGCTCGATCTGGCCAGTGACAAGCACCAGGTGGACGCAGATTTCATCCGCAGTGTCATTCGCGCGGAGAGCGGATTCAATCCCAGGGCGCTGTCACCCAAGGGCGCACAAGGGTTGATGCAGCTGATGCCGCAGACCGCTTTGAAACTCGGCGTGCAAGACCCGTTCGAGCCTGGCGCCAACATCGACGCCGGCACCAAGTACCTGCGCGATCTTCTGCTGCAGTACCACGGAGACGTGGCCAAGGCCCTGGCCGCCTACAACGCCGGCCCGCTGCGCGTGGCGCAATACAACGGTGTGCCGCCGTACCGCGAGACGCGTGCTTACATCCGCCGCGTGATCAATGATTACAATCGCGCGAAGCGCTCGCAGCCGCACAAAGACCAATCCAGCACCGCACCGAAACCCGGTAACTGATTCCGCTAGAACGAAGAACGGGGCGCGAATCCGCCCCGTTCCAGGTTCATCGCTTTCCGACCGCTACGGGTCGATCTGGAGCACGTCTTCAATCTTCCCGACGGCGTCCAGTTGCTGGCTCAAGGGCAGCGGCTGGGCTGTTGTCGTATTGAAGATGCGGATCTCGCCGCCCTGCGCCAGGTACATGCGGTCGCGCCCGCTGATCGCCTGGATCCCGCCCACGTCTCCAAAGCCATTGCCGTTGTGGGACGGATCCGGGTCGATCTCGACCGTCGCTGTCTTCGCGCCGGTGTCGTAGATAGTCAGGCAGCGGAGCTGGGTGCACGTCCTGGCTCCGATGAAAAGATGGCTGTGCGTGTCCAGGCCCATCTTCCAGTGAAATCCGTCGCCGATCTGCACGGGGTTGCTCACCGTCATCGTTCCCGTATCCACCACCGACAGCTGGCCCACGAGTTGGCCGTCAATGCCCGCCACGTAAAGCGTGGAGGAATCCAACAGCGCTACGGTTGCTCCGGGCACGGGGATGGGGCTCCCCACCACCGACGTGGTGTTCATGTCCACCACGGTCACGTTCGCTTGTGCGCCGCCGCATTCCGCCCCGCAGCTCAGGATGTAGGCCTTGGAATCGTCGGAGCTGAAGACGCCCGAGATGGGATGGTCAAAGGCCAACGCCGACTGAATCGCTGTCGCGGCACCCGCCGGATTGGTGGACGCTGTGGCCGTATCGATGACCGTGATCGTGTCCGTCAGCGTGTCGCTGAACACCAGCAGCTTCTTGCCGTTGTGGCCCAGCACCACCTGCACCGGGGTCTGCACCGACACCGTCTGGGCGATAATGGAGTTTTGCAAATCGAGAACGACCACCCGATTCGCGTTCCGCACGGAGGCGAAGCCGGTCGCATTATTCAGAGCCGCAAAACCATCGCTGTGGTCCGGCAACACGATGCCTGTTTGCTGTTCCGTGCTGCTGTTGAGAACGTACATCACATTGCCGGCTGGACTGAAGACGAGCGTGACCGACCGGTCGAGCGCTAGCTCCATCTGCTGCGGCTGGGCGTTTGTTAGCTGGAAAGAGAAGGTAGAAAAAACGTCCTGGCTCGCGTCAATGATGTTGATCACGCCGGAGAAGCTGTTGGACGCCAGGACCCGCTTCGTCAGCCCGCTGGTCGGGTTCGTTGTGGTCTGGGAGCCAGAGGTCCCGCACGCCGTCAGGTACACGCCAAGCAGGATCAGAGCGGATAATGCCCAGAAGATTCGCTTCAAACGTCGAACTCCCACGGAGATGATGAAATTGGAGTGCTGAACTGCGGATTATAGCAGAGCGGTCGCGCGGTCCGGATCGCGCATGGACTGACGCACAGCACGGATTTGAGATATTCTCATCGGATGGTGGGTGATTTCCTTTCACGGCTGAAAGAGGGCCCGGTGCTGTGTGACGGCGCCATGGGCACCTTGCTTTATTCCAAGGGCATTTTCATCAACCGCTGTTACGACGAACTGAACCTCTCGCAGCCGGACCTGATCCGCTCCATCCACGCGGAGTATCTCCAAGCGGGCGCCGAGGTTATCGAAACCAATACATTCGGGGCAAACTCCTTCCGCTTGGCGCGGCACGGCCTGGCCGAGCACCTGCGCGACATCAACATCGCCGGCGCCAGCCTGGCGCGTGCCGCGGCCGACCACGAAGCCGCCAAGCGCGCCATCCAGCCACTGGTGGGCGGGTCCGTCGGTCCGCTCGGTGTCCGCATCGAGCCACTGGGCAAGATCGCCCGCGCAGAGGCGCGCACCGCCTTCGTCCAACAGATCGGCGCCCTGGTGGAAGGCGGAGTGGACCTGCTCATTCTCGAGACCATGGGATATCTGGAGGAAGTTCACCAGGCCATCCTCGCCGCGCGCGAAGTCGATCCCAAGATCCCCGTGGTGGCGCAAGTCACCATCGACGAAGAAGGCAATTGTCTCGACGGCTCCAGCCCCGAAACCTTTGCCACCAAGCTCACCGACTGGGGCGCCGATGTCGTCGGCTGCAACTGCAGCGTCGGCCCAGTCGCCATGCTGGACGCCCTGGAGCGCGTTCGCCGCGTCACGTCCCTGCCCACCTCGGCCCAGCCCAACGCCGGCATGCCGCGCTCGGTCGAAGGACGCAATATCTATCTCTGCTCACCGGAGTACATGGCCAGCTACGCGCGGAAGTTCGTGCGCTCGGGCGTGCTGTTCGTCGGCGGATGCTGCGGCACCACTCCCGACCACATCCGCGCCATGCGTTCGGCGCTGCGCTCCAGCGAAGCCAAGACCACCTTCCAGGTGGGGAGCGCTCCGCGGGCCCAATCCGCGGTCGAAGTCCCGCCGCTGGAGCAGCGCTCGAGCCTCGGGGCCAAGCTGGCGCGCGGCGATTTCGCCACCATGGTCGAGATCGTCCCCCCCAAGGGCACCAACGTGGGCAAGGAGCTCGACGGCGCCAGGTTCCTGAAGTCCATGGGCGTGGACGGCATCAACATTCCCGACAGCCCGCGAGCCTCCGCGCGTATGAGCAACCAGGCGCTGGCTACGCTGGTCCAGCAGCAGGTGGGCATCGAGTCCGTCCTCCATTACACCTGCCGGGACCGCAACGTGCTCAGCATCCAGTCGGATCTGCTGGGCGCCAGTGCCCTCGGTATCCACAACCTGATCTGTATCACCGGCGACCCGCCGAAGCTCGGCAACTACCCCGACGCCACCGCGGTGTTCGACGTGGACGCCATCGGGCTGGTGAACATCGTGAGCAACCTGAATAAGGGGCTGGACATCGGCGGGAACGCGATCGG
This genomic stretch from Terriglobia bacterium harbors:
- a CDS encoding alanyl-tRNA editing protein: MTERLYYTDSFLYDFDARVVESRDMGGRSAVVLDRTAFYPASGGQTCDVGTLKILGSAEVRVEQVEEAEDGAILHFGSAPIDQGAIIHGTIDAARRRDHMQQHSGQHVLSAAYVRLFDVPTVSFHMGEESCTIDLETRSISPAQVEKAERLANDVVTEDRPVEIRLVTPDEARKLGVRKIPEAERHKLRLIDIRDFDLTACGGTHVRSTGQIGAILLRKTENVKQGVRVEFVCGGRAISTARHDYSALADAAGALSTHIWELPQQIRKSLDDAKTSAKAQQRLLEELAEMHAVRLLAATSAENGRKKIARVIADRDLIFVRLLAQKIAAAGEPAIVLLASTAGQPTLVFAQSPGLPSDMGAQMKTAMAALGGRGGGNREFAQGGVASANKIGSVLEEIARALE
- a CDS encoding PilZ domain-containing protein, producing the protein MPRSKKNNRRAERYAYRIPTSVRVQPGTSRSLAMTGNLSEKGVFFFADAKVEKGSEIELVLIMPPEIPEFARRWVCCNARVVRVEEKPGGKQVGIAAEITRCEALPEIQGW
- a CDS encoding benzoate-CoA ligase family protein yields the protein MVRLPTEFNVATHFVDRHVEEGRGDKIAILCGDARISYADLLARTNRVGNAIRDLDVRPEERVLLLLLDGPEFLYCFFGAIKAGAVVVPINTLLKPEEYEYLFNDTRARVLFVGHELLPKVSAIPKERLKFLRDVVVVGEQQAGALGFDDLVSASSPDLAAAPTRADDAAFWLYSSGSTGAPKGCVHLHHDMVVSTEHYAKAILKMDDRDRCYSVARLFFAYGLGNAGYFPLGVGATTILSPRPPSPATIYANIERYRPTLFFSVPTNYAALLSFRREPGSEFDLSSIRHAVSAGEALPAALYERFKARFGIEILDALGSTETLHMVLSNRPGEVRPGSSGQVLPGFEARIVDEKGSPVPRGQIGNLMVKADSTCAGYWNHHEKTKNTFEGHWYRTGDKYHQDEDDYFWYAGRADDLFKVSGSWLSPVEVEAALVAHPSVREAAVVGREDDHRLLRPAAYVVLEPNALASDELARQLKAWVGQRLAAYKEPRWIEFVADLPKTATGKLQRFRLREAYAAKKAD
- the aceA gene encoding isocitrate lyase; translated protein: MGTNGTNGTATKITEQWATDLRWRGVERPYSAADVERLRGSIHIDYTLARLGAERLWQLLQEPGYVHALGAMTGNQAVQMVQAGLKSIYVSGWQAAADANDAGQMYPDQSLYPADSVPNLCRRINNALQRADQIHHTEGRNGTYWFAPLVADAEAGFGGTLNAFELMKAMIEAGAACVHFEDQLSSVKKCGHLGGKVVVPTSEFIQKLVAARLAADVMGVPTVLMARTDANSAGLLTSDVDPRDREFCTGKRTGEGFFEVRCGLEAAIARGNAYAPYVELVWCETAEPNLEEARRFAEGVLRNHPTKKLAYNCSPSFNWKKKLDDATIAKFQRELGAMGYKYQFVTLAGFHAMNLSVFELARAYKDKGMAAYSRLQEKEFAREFEYGYGAVKHQHFVGTGYFDEVQKVITSGQASTMALEGSTEQEQFDVKVKPVHIPGRDASCQPILGDCPAVTPTQITRSGEGAAD
- a CDS encoding threonine synthase, which produces MAKIAYLECTKCGASLDGDRPQTVCPKDAGSLYVRYDLAALRRKFSKKSLAGRPATMWRYAEVLPEVTPVSLGEGFTPMLPSRHDANVFIKDEGLNPTGSFKARGLCAAVTMAKAYGLKKLAVPSAGNAASALAAYAAAAGIEAHIFMPTDVPQANLVECKAYGAHVTLVDGLISDCARIVGERRQAEGWFDISTLKEPFRVEGKKTMGYEVAEQLNWELPEAIIYPTGGGVGLIGMWKAFEEMQELGWIGARRPKMIAVQSSGCAPIPKAWDEGKKVSEPWQDADTVAAGLRVPKAYADYIILDILKKSRGTAVAVTDDEIMESLREWASHEGVFAAPEGAASLAAYRKLRASRFLKKSDRVVLFNTGSGLKYLEVIAAAMKIGRAQQPASRNIGGIIGPY